The Chanodichthys erythropterus isolate Z2021 chromosome 12, ASM2448905v1, whole genome shotgun sequence genome contains a region encoding:
- the prr36a gene encoding platelet binding protein GspB isoform X2, whose protein sequence is MKPDGVATSPSEPMETEGTEPITEPTGSDGASQNGTTPSPPQPDEPQNEQAAPPTVKEAPGKAVDAKTKSKGPVKGKTTAAGPATTGPGTRPKATQSRVANGLTKTAASTPTKKPIPASTNAADKKKTTTNVGPSGPSKKPVSSSAVSTSRAQSKVTTVGTSRSTTTAASGTKTGTAVSTATSLSRRPATGATSAATKPRTTAPAPRPAAAPSAKPSTSATAKTTAVPKTNRATGSSAPRPTAISATGRTVTSTTASTAAATRTSRTATQQPVKPLVTASAARKDVGKTTTSAPAKRTVASTISHPASNKSSNPEAPKPAAATKRPPPSIKAPQPKPDDKKSVPTRKVPPSPRNNPSRPASGKNAAASPSHKQAASMVGVKLQPSKPTQSVLPLVKGKPDDKQSAAKPDDKEAAAESVQLSAAAVATVAVATAAAIAREESVSGPEVTPTVESSLDAPTSSLDVLENVDVQVPNVNSQSVLDISNTEPEAQEALIETIPVEVACPTSSAVDQESEEHVSGKVDEKLIMAVAPIAQEATEQETLTASPVNNSVAALVSSGVEVAEKAEPINSDCYEDVEEEEREGSQQVSLSEMSGTQPTEESRPGSAGLAGSVWRAGALLSELDSEDVSCSQQGASELSAPGVLEGTESMDDLGDASLKGADGEGASVGSPDFEKVPDILANEDDDDDDDNDDDDRVCDMEVGSERAEDSHGQHHDNEDDEEDEDVEMASEGITESGLESYGNADEDDLTEDYRLDNLNRIQPPPMVPSAPPATQWNQSSCFADAWAQPPQPAFTLLSSPSSECWQADPETPMQTPAQATLDVSSERGSSPLPPNLFEPPTCSPQQAPLIAAEGDVSPKPGLTPSQTCKFQSGTSSDPDLASDSNRDTSIPEEVEDCKKFTGIETHSKEELQPEPLNPIPTVLPDIMQDLGIHLEHADEEDEPETLPADDVLGGPATAPSSPSSATEDEASDTEGEMQIGEPQAELPGTGNAYGTAPVGHNLSSLEEREEMGGENEAGGGSETPQSATSAASYGFDYMTSNSNAQSSAESCSKSPGIFSLENEEQLSDEAKDPSLLKELIMMPTAPSGGKIDNIKSQHGEFQSHPEQQYMLCGESRELPEPDSVPGAVPLQSGLTDPSSRQHLEEEQDLDTPHPYYSTICEKTDSPLAEEEKQDLTPSTFWISHSIKKGTYAFHHNQMTCFPSK, encoded by the exons ATGAAACCTGATGGGGTGGCCACATCACCATCTGAACCAATGGAAACTGAAGGAACAGAACCCATAACGGAACCAACCGGCAGTGACGGGGCATCTCAAAATGGCACTACACCATCACCTCCACAACCCGATGAACCCCAAAATGAGCAAGCAGCTCCTCCAACTGTGAAGGAAGCTCCTGGGAAAGCAGTAGATGCTAAAACCAAATCCAAAGGCCCAGTCAAAGGCAAGACTACAGCTGCAGGCCCAGCAACCACTGGACCAGGCACACGACCCAAAGCAACCCAAAGCCGTGTGGCTAATGGCCTCACAAAGACTGCAGCAAGTACCCCAACCAAGAAACCCATTCCAGCTTCCACTAATGCTGCAGACAAGAAAAAAACCACCACTAATGTTGGACCTTCTGGTCCCAGTAAGAAACCTGTGAGCTCTTCTGCTGTTTCAACCTCAAGGGCCCAATCTAAAGTAACGACTGTTGGAACTAGCAGATCAACAACAACTGCTGCCAGTGGAACAAAGACAGGAACAGCTGTCAGCACAGCCACCAGCCTGAGTAGAAGACCTGCCACCGGTGCCACAAGTGCTGCAACCAAACCCAGAACCACAG CTCCAGCTCCAAGGCCAGCCGCTGCCCCTTCTGCCAAACCCAGCACTTCAGCCACAGCCAAAACCACTGCCGTTCCCAAAACTAACAG GGCAACTGGAAGTTCTGCCCCACGACCAACTGCTATATCTGCTACAGGAAGAACGGTAACCAGTACAACTGCTTCTACTGCTGCAGCTACTAGAACAAGCCGCACTGCTACACAACAGCCTGTTAAACCCTTGGTTACAGCATCAGCTGCTCGGAAAG ATGTTGGAAAAACAACCACTTCAGCACCTGCAAAAAGAACAGTTGCCTCAACAATATCTCATCCTGCTTCCAACAAGTCTTCAAATCCAGAGGCTCCAAAGCCAGCTGCAGCAACTAAACGACCTCCACCTAGCATCAAAGCGCCTCAACCCAAACCAGATGACAAAAAAAGCGTACCAACACGTAAGGTGCCCCCTAGTCCACGAAACAATCCCTCACGGCCAGCATCAGGCAAGAATGCTGCAGCGTCTCCTAGTCACAAACAAGCAGCTAGCATGGTTGGTGTGAAGCTTCAGCCTTCTAAACCAACACAGTCTGTTTTGCCCCTTGTCAAAGGAAAGCCCGATGATAAACAATCTGCAGCAAAGCCTGATGATAAAGAAGCTGCAGCAGAGTCTGTGCAACTTTCAGCAGCTGCTGTAGCTACTGTTGCTGTAGCAACAGCTGCTGCCATAGCCAGGGAAGAGTCTGTTTCAGGGCCTGAAGTTACTCCAACTGTCGAGAGCTCCCTGGATGCACCAACCTCCTCTTTAGATGTGCTGGAAAACGTAGATGTGCAGGTCCCTAATGTAAACTCCCAAAGTGTGCTGGATATTTCTAATACAGAGCCAGAAGCTCAAGAGGCCTTAATAGAAACTATTCCTGTTGAAGTGGCTTGTCCGACATCATCTGCAGTTGATCAGGAATCTGAAGAGCATGTGTCTGGCAAAGTTGATGAAAAGCTTATTATGGCTGTGGCACCAATTGCGCAGGAAGCAACTGAGCAGGAAACCTTGACTGCTTCACCAGTTAATAACTCTGTTGCTGCTTTAGTGTCCTCAGGTGTAGAGGTGGCGGAAAAAGCTGAGCCAATTAACAGTGACTGTTATGAAGatgtggaagaagaagaaagggAAGGCAGTCAGCAAGTATCTCTTTCAGAAATGAGTGGCACCCAGCCTACCGAAGAGTCTCGACCTGGGTCAGCTGGGCTTGCTGGGTCAGTTTGGCGGGCAGGGGCCTTGCTTTCAGAGCTTGACTCCGAGGATGTGAGTTGCAGCCAGCAGGGAGCATCAGAGCTCAGTGCTCCAGGTGTCCTAGAGGGCACGGAAAGCATGGATGATCTAGGTGATGCAAGCCTTAAAGGAGCTGATGGTGAAGGTGCATCTGTTGGGTCCCCTGACTTTGAGAAGGTTCCTGATATTCTTGCTAAcgaagatgatgatgacgacgatgataatgatgatgatgatcgaGTTTGTGACATGGAGGTAGGGTCAGAAAGAGCAGAGGACTCTCATGGGCAGCATCATGACAATGAGGATGATGAAGAGGATGAAGATGTAGAGATGGCAAGTGAGGGCATCACTGAGAGTGGGCTTGAAAGTTATGGGAATGCAGATGAGGATGACTTGACCGAAGACTACAGATTAGACAACTTGAACCGAATCCAGCCGCCTCCCATGGTTCCCTCTGCTCCTCCAGCAACCCAGTGGAACCAGTCTAGTTGCTTTGCTGATGCCTGGGCCCAGCCACCACAACCTGCCTTTACTCTTCTCTCAAGTCCTTCCTCTGAATGTTGGCAAGCAGACCCAGAAACCCCAATGCAAACACCTGCTCAAGCTACACTTGATGTAAGCTCTGAAAGGGGCTCTTCCCCTCTACCACCAAACCTTTTTGAGCCTCCAACTTGCTCACCTCAACAAGCCCCACTAATTGCTGCAGAGGGAGATGTTAGCCCCAAACCGGGCTTGACACCCTCTCAAACCTGCAAATTCCAGTCTGGTACCTCCAGTGACCCTGACCTAGCATCTGATAGTAACAGAGACACAAGTATACCAGAGGAGGTAGAAGATTGCAAAAAGTTCACCGGTATTGAAACTCATTCTAAAGAGGAGCTGCAACCAGAACCGCTAAACCCTATCCCCACTGTCCTGCCTGACATCATGCAGGACCTAGGCATCCACCTTGAACATGCTGATGAGGAAGATGAACCAGAAACTCTGCCAGCTGATGATGTACTGGGTGGTCCAGCAACTGCTCCATCATCCCCTTCATCAGCTACTGAGGATGAGGCAAGTGACACAGAAGGTGAAATGCAGATCGGTGAACCTCAAGCTGAGCTACCTGGCACTGGGAATGCCTATGGAACTGCGCCTGTGGGCCACAATTTGTCCAGTTTGGAGGAGCGTGAAGAAATGGGCGGGGAGAATGAAGCTGGTGGTGGTAGTGAGACCCCTCAGTCTGCCACTTCTGCTGCATCCTATGGCTTTGACTACATGACCTCTAACTCCAATGCCCAGTCATCTGCCGAGAGTTGCAGCAAGAGCCCTGGCATCTTTTCTCTTGAAAATGAAGAGCAGCTCTCAGATGAGGCCAAGGATCCATCTCTTCTTAAAGAGTTGATCATGATGCCTACTGCTCCATCTGGGGGAAAGATTGATAATATCAAAAGCCAACATGGGGAGTTCCAGTCCCACCCAGAACAACAGTACATGCTGTGTGGAGAGTCCAGGGAGCTGCCTGAGCCTGATTCAGTACCGGGAGCTGTACCCTTACAGTCAGGTTTGACTGACCCTTCATCCCGACAGCACCTAGAAGAAGAGCAAGATCTTGACACTCCGCATCCTTACTACTCCACTATATGCGAAAAGACTGATAGTCCCCTGGCAG AGGAGGAAAAACAAGATCTGACCCCATCAACCTTCTGGATCTCACACTCTATCAAG AAAGGAACTTATGCTTTCCACCACAACCAAATGACTTGCTTTCCATCCAAATGA
- the prr36a gene encoding platelet binding protein GspB isoform X3, which produces MKPDGVATSPSEPMETEGTEPITEPTGSDGASQNGTTPSPPQPDEPQNEQAAPPTVKEAPGKAVDAKTKSKGPVKGKTTAAGPATTGPGTRPKATQSRVANGLTKTAASTPTKKPIPASTNAADKKKTTTNVGPSGPSKKPVSSSAVSTSRAQSKVTTVGTSRSTTTAASGTKTGTAVSTATSLSRRPATGATSAATKPRTTAPAPRPAAAPSAKPSTSATAKTTAVPKTNRATGSSAPRPTAISATGRTVTSTTASTAAATRTSRTATQQPVKPLVTASAARKDVGKTTTSAPAKRTVASTISHPASNKSSNPEAPKPAAATKRPPPSIKAPQPKPDDKKSVPTRKVPPSPRNNPSRPASGKNAAASPSHKQAASMVGVKLQPSKPTQSVLPLVKGKPDDKQSAAKPDDKEAAAESVQLSAAAVATVAVATAAAIAREESVSGPEVTPTVESSLDAPTSSLDVLENVDVQVPNVNSQSVLDISNTEPEAQEALIETIPVEVACPTSSAVDQESEEHVSGKVDEKLIMAVAPIAQEATEQETLTASPVNNSVAALVSSGVEVAEKAEPINSDCYEDVEEEEREGSQQVSLSEMSGTQPTEESRPGSAGLAGSVWRAGALLSELDSEDVSCSQQGASELSAPGVLEGTESMDDLGDASLKGADGEGASVGSPDFEKVPDILANEDDDDDDDNDDDDRVCDMEVGSERAEDSHGQHHDNEDDEEDEDVEMASEGITESGLESYGNADEDDLTEDYRLDNLNRIQPPPMVPSAPPATQWNQSSCFADAWAQPPQPAFTLLSSPSSECWQADPETPMQTPAQATLDVSSERGSSPLPPNLFEPPTCSPQQAPLIAAEGDVSPKPGLTPSQTCKFQSGTSSDPDLASDSNRDTSIPEEVEDCKKFTGIETHSKEELQPEPLNPIPTVLPDIMQDLGIHLEHADEEDEPETLPADDVLGGPATAPSSPSSATEDEASDTEGEMQIGEPQAELPGTGNAYGTAPVGHNLSSLEEREEMGGENEAGGGSETPQSATSAASYGFDYMTSNSNAQSSAESCSKSPGIFSLENEEQLSDEAKDPSLLKELIMMPTAPSGGKIDNIKSQHGEFQSHPEQQYMLCGESRELPEPDSVPGAVPLQSGLTDPSSRQHLEEEQDLDTPHPYYSTICEKTDSPLAGNV; this is translated from the exons ATGAAACCTGATGGGGTGGCCACATCACCATCTGAACCAATGGAAACTGAAGGAACAGAACCCATAACGGAACCAACCGGCAGTGACGGGGCATCTCAAAATGGCACTACACCATCACCTCCACAACCCGATGAACCCCAAAATGAGCAAGCAGCTCCTCCAACTGTGAAGGAAGCTCCTGGGAAAGCAGTAGATGCTAAAACCAAATCCAAAGGCCCAGTCAAAGGCAAGACTACAGCTGCAGGCCCAGCAACCACTGGACCAGGCACACGACCCAAAGCAACCCAAAGCCGTGTGGCTAATGGCCTCACAAAGACTGCAGCAAGTACCCCAACCAAGAAACCCATTCCAGCTTCCACTAATGCTGCAGACAAGAAAAAAACCACCACTAATGTTGGACCTTCTGGTCCCAGTAAGAAACCTGTGAGCTCTTCTGCTGTTTCAACCTCAAGGGCCCAATCTAAAGTAACGACTGTTGGAACTAGCAGATCAACAACAACTGCTGCCAGTGGAACAAAGACAGGAACAGCTGTCAGCACAGCCACCAGCCTGAGTAGAAGACCTGCCACCGGTGCCACAAGTGCTGCAACCAAACCCAGAACCACAG CTCCAGCTCCAAGGCCAGCCGCTGCCCCTTCTGCCAAACCCAGCACTTCAGCCACAGCCAAAACCACTGCCGTTCCCAAAACTAACAG GGCAACTGGAAGTTCTGCCCCACGACCAACTGCTATATCTGCTACAGGAAGAACGGTAACCAGTACAACTGCTTCTACTGCTGCAGCTACTAGAACAAGCCGCACTGCTACACAACAGCCTGTTAAACCCTTGGTTACAGCATCAGCTGCTCGGAAAG ATGTTGGAAAAACAACCACTTCAGCACCTGCAAAAAGAACAGTTGCCTCAACAATATCTCATCCTGCTTCCAACAAGTCTTCAAATCCAGAGGCTCCAAAGCCAGCTGCAGCAACTAAACGACCTCCACCTAGCATCAAAGCGCCTCAACCCAAACCAGATGACAAAAAAAGCGTACCAACACGTAAGGTGCCCCCTAGTCCACGAAACAATCCCTCACGGCCAGCATCAGGCAAGAATGCTGCAGCGTCTCCTAGTCACAAACAAGCAGCTAGCATGGTTGGTGTGAAGCTTCAGCCTTCTAAACCAACACAGTCTGTTTTGCCCCTTGTCAAAGGAAAGCCCGATGATAAACAATCTGCAGCAAAGCCTGATGATAAAGAAGCTGCAGCAGAGTCTGTGCAACTTTCAGCAGCTGCTGTAGCTACTGTTGCTGTAGCAACAGCTGCTGCCATAGCCAGGGAAGAGTCTGTTTCAGGGCCTGAAGTTACTCCAACTGTCGAGAGCTCCCTGGATGCACCAACCTCCTCTTTAGATGTGCTGGAAAACGTAGATGTGCAGGTCCCTAATGTAAACTCCCAAAGTGTGCTGGATATTTCTAATACAGAGCCAGAAGCTCAAGAGGCCTTAATAGAAACTATTCCTGTTGAAGTGGCTTGTCCGACATCATCTGCAGTTGATCAGGAATCTGAAGAGCATGTGTCTGGCAAAGTTGATGAAAAGCTTATTATGGCTGTGGCACCAATTGCGCAGGAAGCAACTGAGCAGGAAACCTTGACTGCTTCACCAGTTAATAACTCTGTTGCTGCTTTAGTGTCCTCAGGTGTAGAGGTGGCGGAAAAAGCTGAGCCAATTAACAGTGACTGTTATGAAGatgtggaagaagaagaaagggAAGGCAGTCAGCAAGTATCTCTTTCAGAAATGAGTGGCACCCAGCCTACCGAAGAGTCTCGACCTGGGTCAGCTGGGCTTGCTGGGTCAGTTTGGCGGGCAGGGGCCTTGCTTTCAGAGCTTGACTCCGAGGATGTGAGTTGCAGCCAGCAGGGAGCATCAGAGCTCAGTGCTCCAGGTGTCCTAGAGGGCACGGAAAGCATGGATGATCTAGGTGATGCAAGCCTTAAAGGAGCTGATGGTGAAGGTGCATCTGTTGGGTCCCCTGACTTTGAGAAGGTTCCTGATATTCTTGCTAAcgaagatgatgatgacgacgatgataatgatgatgatgatcgaGTTTGTGACATGGAGGTAGGGTCAGAAAGAGCAGAGGACTCTCATGGGCAGCATCATGACAATGAGGATGATGAAGAGGATGAAGATGTAGAGATGGCAAGTGAGGGCATCACTGAGAGTGGGCTTGAAAGTTATGGGAATGCAGATGAGGATGACTTGACCGAAGACTACAGATTAGACAACTTGAACCGAATCCAGCCGCCTCCCATGGTTCCCTCTGCTCCTCCAGCAACCCAGTGGAACCAGTCTAGTTGCTTTGCTGATGCCTGGGCCCAGCCACCACAACCTGCCTTTACTCTTCTCTCAAGTCCTTCCTCTGAATGTTGGCAAGCAGACCCAGAAACCCCAATGCAAACACCTGCTCAAGCTACACTTGATGTAAGCTCTGAAAGGGGCTCTTCCCCTCTACCACCAAACCTTTTTGAGCCTCCAACTTGCTCACCTCAACAAGCCCCACTAATTGCTGCAGAGGGAGATGTTAGCCCCAAACCGGGCTTGACACCCTCTCAAACCTGCAAATTCCAGTCTGGTACCTCCAGTGACCCTGACCTAGCATCTGATAGTAACAGAGACACAAGTATACCAGAGGAGGTAGAAGATTGCAAAAAGTTCACCGGTATTGAAACTCATTCTAAAGAGGAGCTGCAACCAGAACCGCTAAACCCTATCCCCACTGTCCTGCCTGACATCATGCAGGACCTAGGCATCCACCTTGAACATGCTGATGAGGAAGATGAACCAGAAACTCTGCCAGCTGATGATGTACTGGGTGGTCCAGCAACTGCTCCATCATCCCCTTCATCAGCTACTGAGGATGAGGCAAGTGACACAGAAGGTGAAATGCAGATCGGTGAACCTCAAGCTGAGCTACCTGGCACTGGGAATGCCTATGGAACTGCGCCTGTGGGCCACAATTTGTCCAGTTTGGAGGAGCGTGAAGAAATGGGCGGGGAGAATGAAGCTGGTGGTGGTAGTGAGACCCCTCAGTCTGCCACTTCTGCTGCATCCTATGGCTTTGACTACATGACCTCTAACTCCAATGCCCAGTCATCTGCCGAGAGTTGCAGCAAGAGCCCTGGCATCTTTTCTCTTGAAAATGAAGAGCAGCTCTCAGATGAGGCCAAGGATCCATCTCTTCTTAAAGAGTTGATCATGATGCCTACTGCTCCATCTGGGGGAAAGATTGATAATATCAAAAGCCAACATGGGGAGTTCCAGTCCCACCCAGAACAACAGTACATGCTGTGTGGAGAGTCCAGGGAGCTGCCTGAGCCTGATTCAGTACCGGGAGCTGTACCCTTACAGTCAGGTTTGACTGACCCTTCATCCCGACAGCACCTAGAAGAAGAGCAAGATCTTGACACTCCGCATCCTTACTACTCCACTATATGCGAAAAGACTGATAGTCCCCTGGCAGGTAACGTATAG